TCGTCGCGCGCAACCTCGTGGACGGGGTTGCCAAGGCCTGCGCGCTCTCGGATTATCGAGTGCTCGGAACCAGGAAGGGGAACGAGGGATTCCTGGGGTTGGAAACCCATCGGCCCCTAGCCGACGGGCTCTCGCCCATCCTGCTGGGGGATTTCGTTACGGTGGATCAGGGGACCGGTTGTGTGCACATCGCGCCGGGACACGGGCAGGAGGACTATGAACTGGTCCTTGAATACAACCGGCGGGCTGCAGCGCCGGGCGAGCGGCTGGAGATCGTGGCGCCGGTGGATGGCGCCGGACGGTTCACCGAAGCCGTCAGGGAGTTCGCCGGGCAGCACGTGCTGAAGGCCAACCACGGCATCGTCGAGCGGTTGCGCGCCAACGGCCGGCTGCTTGGGAGCGGCACGCTACCCCACTCCTATCCCCACTGCTGGCGGTGCAAGCAGCCGGTGATCTTCCGGGCGACGGAACAGTGGTTCGTCTCGATGGAGACGAACCACCTGCGGGCGAAAGCGCTCGCCGCCATTGACCAGATCGCGGAGCACAAGGGCTGGATTCCGCCCTGGGGGCGGGATCGCATCCACGGGATGATCGAGAACCGCCCGGACTGGTGCCTCTCCCGCCAGCGGGTCTGGGGCGTGCCGATCCCCGGCTTCACCTGCACAGCCTGTAAAGAGGTCTTGGCCGATCCCAAGGTGATCGAGCATGTCGCGGCGCTGGTCGAGCGGCAGGGGGCGGACGTGTGGTTCGAGAAGCAGGCGGCGGAGCTGATCCCTGGCGGCACAACCTGCCGAAAGTGCGGCGGGGGTTCGTTCGAAAAAGAGCGGGACATTTTGGACGTCTGGTTCGAATCGGGCGTGAGCCACGCGGCGGTGCTGAAGCCCCGCCAGTGGTGGCCCGCCGACCTCTATCTGGAAGGCTCCGACCAGCACCGGGGCTGGTTCCACAGCGCGCTGCTCTCTTCCGTGACGACCGATGGCCAGGCGCCGTACAAGGCGGTGCTGACTCACGGGTTCGTGGTGGACGGGGCCGGCAAGAAGATGTCCAAGTCGGCCGGCAACGTCGTGGCGCCGCAGGACGTGATCAAACAGTCCGGCGCCGAGATCCTGCGCCTGTGGGTGGCGGCCCAGGATTACCGGGAGGATCTCCGGATCTCGCCGGAGATCCTGAACCACCTGGTCGAGGCCTACCGGAAGATCCGGAACACCTGCCGGTTCCTGCTGAGCAACCTCTACGATTTCGATCCGGCGGCCCATCGGGTGCCGTACGAGCGCCTGCCCGAGCTGGACCGGTGGGCGCTCTTACGGCTGGGCGAGTTGATCCGTCGTGTCGAGGAGGCCTACGAGGACTTCGAGTTCCACGCGATTTTCCACGCGCTGAACAATTTCTGCTCGGTGGACCTGAGCTCGGTCTACTGCGACATTCTCAAGGACCGGCTCTACACGTTCCGGGCGGATTCGCCGGAGCGTCGCGGGTCGCAGACCGTGTTCTTCGACGTGCTCGTGGCCGTGACCAAGCTGATGGCGCCGATCCTCAGCTTCACCGCGGAGGAAATCTGGCGGACGATGCCGGAGGCCTGCAAGAGGAGCCTGGGGACGTCCAGCGTGCACCTGGCCTCGTTCCCCAAGCCAGACGACCGTTGGAGCGACGCCGAGCTGTCGAGCCGGTGGGAGCGCCTGCTGGCGGTGCGGGTCGCCGTGCAGGGGGAGTTGGAGAAGCAGCGGCGGGACAAGGTGATCGGGTCGTCGCTGGAGGCTCATGTCCGATTGCGCGCCAATCGAGAGACCTACGATTTCCTCGCGCGCTACGAGACCGACCTGCCGACGTTGTGCATCGTCTCGCAGGTGTCGTTGGCGTTGGGGGACGAACAGGGGGAGAGTCTGCAGGTGGCCGTGGCAAAATCCGAGCATGCGAAGTGCGAGCGGTGCTGGAACTATCGCCGCGCGGTCGGGTCGTTCCCCGATCACCCGACCCTGTGCGACCGCTGCGTCGAGGCGATCCGGTGAGCGGCGGGACGATGCGATACAGCCTGCTGGCCCTGATCAGCCTGGGCACGATCGTGCTGGACCAGGTGACCAAGGTGCAGATCATGCAGACCATGCGCCTACACGAGTCCATCCCCATCGTTCCCGGCTTTTTCAGCCTGACCTACATCCGGAATCCCGGGGCGGCCTTCGGCATCCTGGCTTCGAGCAGCAACGGATTCCGGCTGTTCTTCTTCGCGTGCACGTCGCTGTTCGCGCTCGGGCTGCTCGGCACGATCTTTTTCCGGCTCCGCCAGGACGACTGGATCGGGCGGCTCAGCATCGCGGGGATCCTGGGCGGGGCGATCGGCAACTTTCTGGACCGGCTGCGGTTCGGGGAAGTGATCGACTTTCTGGACTTCTACGTCGGCACCTACCACTGGCCGGCGTTCAACGTGGCCGACTCGGCCATCAGCGTCGGCGTCTGTTTCCTGATCGCCCACTTTGCGTTCGAGAAGAAAGAGCCGGACGAGGCCTTGCAGCAGAACCGTCCGTAGCCCGACGCGTTTTCTCCCCCGAGGTCCCTTCAGCGGAAGATCATCAGCACGAGGGCCCCGAGCGCCATCCGGTAGAAGGCGAAGACGCGGAGCGTGTGCCGCTTGACGAAGGCCAGAAATGCGGCGATCACCGCCCAGGCGACGAGGTACGACACGATCAGCCCGATGAGCAGAGCGAACGTGTCTTCGGTCGTGAACAACTCGCGGGACCTGACGAGCTTGTAGCTCGTGGCCGCGATCATGGTGGGCAAGGCCAGGAAGAAGGAATACTCCGTGGCCACTTTTCGATCCATGCCGGTGAGCAGGCCGCCGACGATCGTCGCCCCCGAACGGGAAACGCCCGGGATGAGCGAGAAGCACTGGGCCAGCCCGACCAGGATCGCGGTCATGAAGTTGACGCGCTGGAGATCGGTGATGTGCGAGCGGTGCGGTCTCGCTTCGACCATGAGGATGACCAGCCCGCCGACGATCAGGGCTGCGGCGACGGTCCTCGGGTTGAACAGATACATCTCGATCCATCCCCTGGCCAACAGGCCCACCACCGCGGCCGGGATGAACGCCAGGCTCAGGCCGATGAGGAACCACAGGTTCGGGTGAGTGTCCGAGGAGCGGTAGAGGATGTAGCTCCAGCCCTCCTGCATGGAGCGCTCGCTGGCCGAGCGGGAGGATTCGATGAGACTCCGGAAGGAGGCCTGCTCCTTCGCCGCGCTGGCCAGCACCGCCGCGATCCGTTCCCGCTCGTAGGTGATGACGGCGAGGATGGCGCCGAGCTGAATGGAGATCTCCACGCTCACCGCCACCGCGCCGGTGAACCTCAGCCAGTATCCGAGGATGATGAGATGGCCGGTGGAAGAAATTGGCAAAAATTCCGTGAGCCCTTCCACCAGGCCCAGCAAGGCCGCCAGACCCGGTCCCCAATCCGACATCGCGCCTCCCCGCGTGCGCCGCGCCCACTGCCTGGTCGCGAGCAAGGCGCATAATCACAGAGTCGTATGGCCGAGTCAAGACAAACGGCGTACAGTCGGGAACCGCATGGAAGTCGCGGCCTCTATTGACAAAATGGGGCTGATGGACTACACATCTGCCCGGAAACGCTCGGCGGCGGCGATCGGCGGCGGGAGAGGCGGCTGCCTGCTTCCGGCTACGTGAAGGGAGGGCTGAATGAGCAAGTTTCTCGCATCAGGCGTGGTCCTTGTCGCGGCGATGGCTGCTAGCGGCTGCCTCGTTTCGGAGAGCAAGTACAAGATGGCGGTGGAGGAGACCGAAGCCGCCAGGACCGAGTTGGAGAAGGTGCGGGCCCAGAAGAACGCGCTCGAGCAGCAGATGAAAAGCATCAAAGAATCCAACGCCAAGCTGGTCGGTGAGGCGGAGACGGCCTTGGCCGAGTTGCAGCGTTTGAAAGACAGCCGCGACCGGGATCGGGAGGCGATCGAAGCGCGGATCCGGGACCAGGAGCAGAAGATCAAGGATCTCACCGCCCAACAGAAGGCGCTGAAACAGGAATACGATGAGGCCAAGCACCGCAGCGAAACCTTGCAGGCAACCGTGGCCCGGTACCAGAAGGAATTGAAAGATCGGCAACGCCCCGTCGAGATGGCGCCGCCTGCCGCTTTGCGGCCGCAGGCCAAGAGCATGCCGACTCCTCCGGCGCCGGTCGCGCCGGCCCCCAAGATGCCGGCCCCTCCGACGCAGCCGTTGCCGGGAGCCTCGCCCGTTCCCTCCCCGCCAGGCCAGCAGGCCGGCCTAGCCCCCGTGAACATCAACAAGGCCTCGGCCAACGACATGGTGCTGTTCTTGGGGCTGAGCAAAGAGGTCGCCGAGCGGGTGGTGGCAAACCGGCCGTACAAGCTCAAGGGCGAGCTGGTCGCAAAGAACGTGCTTCCGAAGGGGACTTTCGACGTGATCAAAGACCGGATCACCGTCGCTCCCTGACCCAGGCAGCATACGGCGAGCAGCGGGCAGCGAACATCCGCTGACGGCTCTGAGAGCTTTCGCGATGAGCCGTTGGCAGCGTTGAGACAGGCCATTCGTCTCTGGGCGGATGGCCTGTTGCTTTTTGGACTGACTGACCGCAGAATGATGCCGACGCCGTCGTTCGGCGCCGGTGGGAGCTGGGGGCGCGTGCGCAAAGCAGTCTGGATCATCGGCATTCTCGCCGTCGGGTTGGCCATCGGGGGCTACGTGTTCTTCAGCGGGGAGCGCAAGGTCCCGATCCGGTACCGGACCGCGCCGCTCGAGCGGGGCGCGATCGTCTCGGTGGTCACGGCGACCGGCACGATCAACCCGGTCACGACGGTCCAGGTGGGGAGCCAAGTGACGGGGATGATCCAGAACCTCTACGCGGACTTCAACTCGACGGTAAAGACCAACCAGATCGTGGCCCGCATCGATCCGTTCCCCTACCGCGCCCGGCGGGACCAGGCCGCGGCGAGCCTCGCCAACGCGAAAGCCGCCGTGGTCAAAGCCAGGACGGAGATGGCGCAGCGGAAGCGGGAACTGGACCGGGTGCAGTCGCTGGTCAAGCAACAGTTCGTGTCCCAGAACGACGTG
This sequence is a window from Nitrospirota bacterium. Protein-coding genes within it:
- the lspA gene encoding signal peptidase II; the protein is MRYSLLALISLGTIVLDQVTKVQIMQTMRLHESIPIVPGFFSLTYIRNPGAAFGILASSSNGFRLFFFACTSLFALGLLGTIFFRLRQDDWIGRLSIAGILGGAIGNFLDRLRFGEVIDFLDFYVGTYHWPAFNVADSAISVGVCFLIAHFAFEKKEPDEALQQNRP
- a CDS encoding helix-hairpin-helix domain-containing protein, giving the protein MSKFLASGVVLVAAMAASGCLVSESKYKMAVEETEAARTELEKVRAQKNALEQQMKSIKESNAKLVGEAETALAELQRLKDSRDRDREAIEARIRDQEQKIKDLTAQQKALKQEYDEAKHRSETLQATVARYQKELKDRQRPVEMAPPAALRPQAKSMPTPPAPVAPAPKMPAPPTQPLPGASPVPSPPGQQAGLAPVNINKASANDMVLFLGLSKEVAERVVANRPYKLKGELVAKNVLPKGTFDVIKDRITVAP
- a CDS encoding undecaprenyl-diphosphate phosphatase, with the translated sequence MSDWGPGLAALLGLVEGLTEFLPISSTGHLIILGYWLRFTGAVAVSVEISIQLGAILAVITYERERIAAVLASAAKEQASFRSLIESSRSASERSMQEGWSYILYRSSDTHPNLWFLIGLSLAFIPAAVVGLLARGWIEMYLFNPRTVAAALIVGGLVILMVEARPHRSHITDLQRVNFMTAILVGLAQCFSLIPGVSRSGATIVGGLLTGMDRKVATEYSFFLALPTMIAATSYKLVRSRELFTTEDTFALLIGLIVSYLVAWAVIAAFLAFVKRHTLRVFAFYRMALGALVLMIFR
- the ileS gene encoding isoleucine--tRNA ligase, translated to MDYKATLNLPRTDFPMKANLPQREPEQLACWEEERLYERIQEAGRGRRPYILHDGPPYANGRIHIGHALNKILKDIIVKSKTMAGYWAPYVPGWDCHGLPIEHQVLKELGEKKKGLDTPAIRKLCRDYAEKYLNIQRDEFKRLGVLGDWDHPYLTMDPAYEATILREFSKFVAKGGVYKGLKPVLWCTVDQTALAEAEVEYEDHTSPSIYVKFPLVNGPDILGSAAVWKLPFPKEVKSVSVVIWTTTPWTLPANQAVCLHPEIDYAFVKVGQEVLVVARNLVDGVAKACALSDYRVLGTRKGNEGFLGLETHRPLADGLSPILLGDFVTVDQGTGCVHIAPGHGQEDYELVLEYNRRAAAPGERLEIVAPVDGAGRFTEAVREFAGQHVLKANHGIVERLRANGRLLGSGTLPHSYPHCWRCKQPVIFRATEQWFVSMETNHLRAKALAAIDQIAEHKGWIPPWGRDRIHGMIENRPDWCLSRQRVWGVPIPGFTCTACKEVLADPKVIEHVAALVERQGADVWFEKQAAELIPGGTTCRKCGGGSFEKERDILDVWFESGVSHAAVLKPRQWWPADLYLEGSDQHRGWFHSALLSSVTTDGQAPYKAVLTHGFVVDGAGKKMSKSAGNVVAPQDVIKQSGAEILRLWVAAQDYREDLRISPEILNHLVEAYRKIRNTCRFLLSNLYDFDPAAHRVPYERLPELDRWALLRLGELIRRVEEAYEDFEFHAIFHALNNFCSVDLSSVYCDILKDRLYTFRADSPERRGSQTVFFDVLVAVTKLMAPILSFTAEEIWRTMPEACKRSLGTSSVHLASFPKPDDRWSDAELSSRWERLLAVRVAVQGELEKQRRDKVIGSSLEAHVRLRANRETYDFLARYETDLPTLCIVSQVSLALGDEQGESLQVAVAKSEHAKCERCWNYRRAVGSFPDHPTLCDRCVEAIR